The segment GCATATAAGCATTCGGTTATGCTTAAGGAAATAGAACTTCAAAGGAGAGGCATATGACCAAACAAAAATACATAGAAATTTTAAAAGCATCGACGAAATTAGGACTGACCTCTTTCGGGGGGCCCACTGCACATCTAGGTTATTTCAGGGATGAATATGTAGTAAAGAGGAAGTGGCTGGACGATAAGGCATACGCCGATTTAGTGGCATTGTGCCAATTCCTTCCGGGTCCTGCGAGTTCGCAAGTAGGAATATCAGTCGGCATGCTAAGAGGGGGGATATTCGGGGGATTCTTATCATGGTTTGGTTTTACAATGCCGTCTGTAATCCTATTGGTATTATTCGCGATGCTTATGATGAACGGATCGTTCGACAGCGGCTGGATCCAAGGCTTGAAAATAGTAGCGGTGGCGGTTGTGGCACATGCGTTAATGGGAATGGGCAAATCACTCGCTCCTGATAAACCGAGGATTGCCATTGCGGTTGGTTCTGCGGTGGCGATTTTGATGATGCCGACTGCTTGGGCACAAATTGGAGTCATTGTGTTGACTGGTATTATCGGTTATTTTCTTTACAGAGGCATAGAAGCGCCGGAAGCAGTAAAGCTGGCTTTGACTTTCGGCAAAAAGACCGGACTGGCAGCATGGGCGATTTTTGCGGGGCTGCTGATGGGCTTGCCGTTGCTTCGCCCGGTCATTGAATCAAGCTATTATGCCATATTTGATATTTTCTACCGCGTCGGATCAATTGTTTTTGGCGGGGGGCATGTGGTATTGCCGATGCTTGAGCGGGAAGTAGTGCCGGGGTGGATGTCAGCGGATCTCTTTATTTCCGGTTATGGGGCTGCTCAAGCCGTCCCTGGTCCGTTGTTCACATTGTCCGGTTATCTGGGACAAGTGATGGGCGGCGGCTTTGGGGTCTTGCTAGCTGTAGTTGCCATGTTTTTGCCGTCATTTTTATTGGTAATCGGCACATTGCCGTTTTGGAGCGTCATCCGCACCAAGTCTGGAGTCCAAGCTGCCTTAAAAGGAGTTAATGCGGGTGTTGTCGGCATTTTGCTTGCAGCTTTGTATGACCCGGTTTTCACTTCTGGAATCCGTGGGCCGGTTGACTTTGGGATTGCGATTATCGCCTTCACAATGTTAGTCTATTTTAAACTGGCACCTTGGATTGTCGTATTGATTACTGCAATTCTAGGGGCGGGGGCATACGCATTTCTATAATAAGGGGGATGTAGGATGGCAAACGCAGATAAACGAGAACGGGAAGACTCGCTTGATCGTTTTAAAGAGGAGTTTTATCAAGGGGAAAACCAGATTTACATGGACGGAAATTCACTTGGGCTGATGTCGAAAAGAGCGGAAACCAAGCTGTTGGAATTGGCAGGCAGCTGGAGAAGCCATGGCATCGACGGCTGGACAGAAGGCAGCCACCCGTGGTTTACGCTGGCAGAAGAGTTGAGTGAACGGATTGCCCCTCTCGTCGGGGCATTGCCGCATGAAGTGATGGTCACCGGATCCATCACTTCGAATATCCATCAAATGCTTTCGACGGTTTTCCAGCCAACGGAAAACCGTTCCGTCGTTGTAGTGGATGAGTTGAATTTCCCATCGGATATATATGCGGTGGAAAGCCATCTCCGCCTGCGTGCCCTAGAGCCTGAAAAGTCCATGAGAAAAATTCAGAGCCGGGATGGCTATAAGTTGTCTCTGGAGGACATAGTAAAACAATTAACGGAAGATGTAGCTGTTTTATTGCTGCCATCCGTTTTGTACCGAAGCGGGCAATTGCTGTCGATTCGGGAAATCACACAAGCTGCGCATCAAAAAGGCGTTCTCGTCGGTTTTGATTTGGCCCATTCAATCGGTGCGCTTCCACATGACTTGCATAAAGATGGAGTGGATTTTGCTGTCTGGTGCCATTACAAGTATATGAATTCCGGTCCAGGCGGCACAGGCGGATTGTACCTCCACGAGCGCCACCACCATTTGCTGCCAGGAATGGCTGGTTGGTTCGGATCAGACAAAACGAAGCAATTCGATATGGATCATTCATTTACAAAAGCGGAAGGGGCAGGGGCTTACCAAATGGGAACTCCGAATATCTTCAGTATGGCACCGCTGCTTGGCAGCATCGAGATATTCGAAGAAGCCGGCATTGGGGCCATCCGTAAAAAGTCGCTGCAGTTGACCCGGTTATTGCGGGAATTGGTAGCCGAACAGATTCCAGAATTGAAAGATGTGACACCGGATAAAGATGAAGAACGAGGAGGGCATATCGCACTGGCCCATGAAGAAGCCGCACGGATCTGCAAAGCTTTAAAAGAAGCGGGCGTTGTGCCTGATTTCCGCGCACCTAACATCATTCGGCTGGCGCCAATCGCTTTATACACTTCTTTTGAAGATGTGGAAAAAATGGTCAGCCGCCTGAAAATGATCATGGACTGGGAATTGTACAAGAACTATACCAATGAACGAAATGTGGTGGCATAGATGAGGAATAGAAAAATTTACGATATTTCAATGGAACTTAGTGGACAGACACCGGAATGGCCAGGAGACATCCCATTTCAATATGAACTAGCAGCAACGATTGAACAAAGCGGTTCGGTCAACGTCGGGAAAGTAGTCACCAGTACGCATATCGGGACGCATGTCGATGCTCCATTCCATTACGACAATGATGGCATAAAAATTGACGAACTGCCGCTTGACTATTATTTGACTACAGCACAAGTGATTGATGTAAGAGGCAAAGCCGAAATTACCCGCACTGATTTGCCGGAGGTGGCACCTGAAGTAACAGCAATCTTGCTGAAGACGGATTCCTGGAATGACCGCACAGAATTTCCGGAAACCTGGCCGCTTTTTGATCCAACGATTGCAGAATGGATGGCAGAGCAGGAGATTAAGCTTTTGGGCGTGGATGTGCCTTCCGTAGACGCCAAAACAAGCAAAGACCTGCCAATGCATATGGCGATGAGCCGCAATGAACGCTACATCCTCGAAGGAATTGTTCTGAACGAAGTACCAGAAGGCATATATCAACTCGTGGCATTGCCGCTTAAGATTAAAGGCGCAGAAGGAAGTCCGGTCCGCGCCATTCTCCACACCTGAAAAAACCCCTTCACTTTTTTATAAGTGAAGGGGTTTACATATAAACGGAACGGAAATAAGGTTCTAGTTTTTTTATGTTCATCGCAATTTCATCACAGACTTCCTGATAAAGTGCCCATTGCTCGGATTTATCAGATGTGCGCAGTTCGGGGTTTTTGATATCCCATCGCACGAGTTTTTGCGCTGGCAAATCAGCGGGGATGTCGGCGACATCAAATTCTCCATCATGCAAAGCAATGATCAAATCCGCTTCGCTTACTTCTTTTGAGTTATAAAGGCGTGGTTGGACTTCCGGCAAGTCCAATACAATCTCTTTCATAATCTCAAAGGGAGTATCCGTAAAAGTAGGCTGGCCACCCCATGCAGCACTCCTAATATCCCAGTCGGCGAGCTCCAGGCGGTTAGCCCAAATTTCAGCCATGAGACCGCGGTGCTGGTGAGGAGAAAGAAAATATACGGTATGTTTAGACATGGCTGATTCCCTTCTTCCTCTTTAATAGCTTTTCTACTTAGTATTCTATACCCACCCCGAAAGCTTCTAAACTAATAAAAACGTGCCATTTTATAGCACAAAAACAATATTTTATCATAAAAATAGTCTACCCTAGCAGATATTAGGATCTACTGCACATCGGGTAGACTAGGGGTTATTTTACTACTAATACTGAGCAAGAAGATTCTTTAATGAGTTTGCGGCTGACAGATCCTACAAAAAACTTTTGCAGTCCCGATTTCCCGCTGTTTCCAATGATCAATAAATCTACATTTTGTTCTTCGATAAAAGCAGGAATGGTTTTACCGGCGCTTCCTTCTAATGCTAATACATCCGCCTCTACACCTTTTGAATCGAGCTGCTGATGAATGGAATTATGCATATGCTTAGAAAACTCGATTGATGTATCTACATAATCATTCGTGCGGCGCTGAGGGCCGCTTTCCATATCAGGCGGCATAAACTGTGCGTACGTGCTGTCGACATTTGCTGAAACTACACGAGGAGCGGCTGCACCGCCGGATTCCATCAGCCCCATGCTTTCGTGGAATTGTTCATTGACATAGATAATGGTCATTTTGACATTAGGAAGCAATTTTTTAAATTCAATCGCTTTATCAAAGGCTAAGCGGCTTCCATCCGAACCGTCATAGGCAACAGCAATGTTTTGGTACATACTATTCAACTCCGATTCAGTTTTCTTATTAATAAAATACCCTAGACCTGGAAATTGAAACCTTTGGCGTTTAATGATAGGAATATTTGTTCTCTTCTTTTAGAATATGATTTTATGGTGCCCTAAAGAATATTAGAAGTATCGAAATGACATGAAGATTCAATTTATTTCGAAAAATCTTGACAATCCAAAAATGCCGGTGGTACTCTTGAATTACCAAATCAAAGGAAAAGGAGGTTTTTGACAATGAAAAAAATAGCAATTGCATTGTTGCCTAATTCTATATTGTTGTCAGACCATCCGTTTTTTTGCCTTTGAATTTATTTCGGAAGCGAAAATATATGGGACTGGTCTGAATACCAGTCCTTTTTTCATGCGCACGCGCCTAGAAAATAGGTGCGTGTTTTTTTATTGGCAAAACTTTTGAGGTGTTTTGTCCAGCCCTGGGCTGTTCAAATATAAAAAACTAAAGGGGAGAACGAAAATGAAGCGACTTCGGCAACTGAAAATTATGATCAAGGAATCGTTGGAAGGCGATTAGCAGAAATCGGAACAGAAAGAAGGAGTAACTGATGTTTAGTGTGTTATGGAAATTAAGATGGTTTTTTAAAGAAAATTGGCTTCGCTATACCATTGCGGTCGGCTTATTGATGGTAGCGAATGTCATTGAAATTGTTCCGCCTTGGCTTATCGGTATCGCGATCGATTCGATTGCCCAGCAGGAACTGACAAGCCAGTTACTTTGGCAATATATCGCTGTCCTTGTCATCTCGCTGGTATTGGCTTATTTGATCAACTTTGTCTGGCAATATCAGCTGTTTGGAGGGGCGTATGTGATTGAACGCCAGCTCCGCTCAAGCTTGATGGGGCAGTTTTTGAAAATGACGCCAACCTTTTATGAGAAAAATCGGACTGGTGATTTAATGGCACGGGCAACAAATGATCTGCGGGCCATTTCCGAGACTGCCGGATTTGGGATTTTGACGTTGGTCGACTCTACCTTGTATATGGCGACAATCATTGTCGCTATGGGCTATTTGGTGTCATGGGAGTTGACGTTTTTTGCACTCATCCCATTGCCGATTCTTGCGCTTGTTGTTCAAATACTCGGCAAGAAAATTCATGTGCGCTATACAGCAGCCCAAGATGCTTTCGGTGGAATGAACGATAGCGTATTGGAATCCGTAGGGGGTGTCCGGGTAATCCGGGCATACGTACAGGAGCGGGCGTCTGAGAAAGAGTTCTCGGATATGACAAATGATGTGTACGAAAAAAACATGGCAGTTGAGCGCATTGACGCTTTATTTATGCCGGTCACAAAAGTGCTGACAACCATCAGCTATATGATCGGCTTGGGTTACGGTGCCGTCCTCGTAGCGGAAGGCACCATGTCATTGGGCGATTTGGTTGCCTTTAACGTTTATCTCGGAATGATTGTCTGGCCGATGTTTGCTATCGGTGAAATGATTAACATTCTGCAGCGGGGCAATGCGTCAGTGGACCGAGTGAACGAAACACTTGATTATCAGGAAGATGTAAAAGATCCGTCAAACCCGGAATTCATCGATAAACCAAGCCATATCGGCTTCCGAGATTTCAGTTTCACTTATCCACAATCGAGCTCCATCAATCTGCAAGGCATCAATCTCTCGATGAACAGCGGCCAAACACTGGGCATTGTTGGAAAGACAGGCAGTGGCAAAACAACTTTTGTGAAGCAATTATTGAGAGAATATCCAATCGGCGAAGGGTCTGTCATGATGAATGGCGTTGAATTGAGCGATTTTACAAAAGATCAGCTGCGCAGTTGGATTGGCTATGTACCGCAGGACCATGTGCTGTTTTCCCGTACAATCCGGGCCAATATTTTATTTGGAAAATCGGATGCCAGCGAAGAAGATATCCAAGAAGCGATCCGGCTTTCGCATTTCGAAAAAGATTTAGAGATGCTGCCGAATGGTTTAGAGACTTTGGTGGGAGAAAAAGGCGTTGCTTTATCCGGTGGCCAAAAACAGCGGATATCCATTGCGCGGGCATTGATCAAAAATCCGGAAATTCTTATTCTGGATGATTCTCTTTCTGCAGTGGATGCGAAAACAGAAGCGAAGATCATCGAGAACATCCAGGCAGAGCGTTCTGGAAAAACAACAATTATTACGACTCATCGGCTGTCAGCAGTTCAGCACGCCGATTGGATTGTAGTACTGGATGACGGCAAAGTCATCGAAGAAGGAACACATGAAGATTTGCTGAAAACAAAAGGTTGGTATAGTGAACAATTCCTCCGCCAGCAGATCGAGGAGGTGTAAGCATGGGGACAGGAAAACGATTACTCCAATACGCCATGCAGTTTAAAGGGGTGTTGATCTGGGGATTGGTGCTTTTAGCCATTACAGTAGCAGCTGATTTGGCTGCCCCGCTTGTGGCCAAGGAAATCATCGACAACCACATCGCACCGGCCGGCGGCGCATTAAACTTTGAGCCGATTGCGTATTTATTGGCTATTTACTTAGGACTCGGAGTGGTAGCGGCAGTATTCCGCTTTTTGGAGTATTTATACTTGCAGAAAGGGGCAAACCGCATCATCCAAAAAATGCGCAATGATGTCTATAAACATGTACAGACATTGCCAATCCGCTATTTCGACAGCCTGCCTGCCGGAAAGGTAGTATCCCGCATTACAAACGATACGGAAGCGATCCGTGAATTGTTCGTTACGGTGCTGTCGCAATTTGCCACAAGCTTTATGTATATGGCCGGTATTTATGTAGCGATGTTTTATCTGAACTGGCAATTGGCGGCGATGATGCTGGTGCTGGTTCCTCTTCTTTACGGCTGGATGCTCATATACCGGAAATTCGCGGCCAAATATAATCATGTTGTCCGCGAAAAGTTGAGTGATATGAACGCCATGATCAATGAATCCATTCAAGGAATGACGATTATTCAGGCGTTCCGCCGTGAAAAGCAGATGAAAGAAGAATTTGAAGAAATGAATAATAAACATTACAAATTCCAGCAGAAGCTGCTCATTTTGGAGGCAACCGCTTCTTATAACATGGTCGGCGTGCTGCGTTCATTGGTTTTTGTGTTGTTTATCTGGTATTTCGGAACAAATGCCATTACAGCAAATTCGGCTGTAACAGTGGGTGTCCTTTATGCTTTTGTAGACTATATCATCCGCTTATTCAATCCGATAAGCGGCATTGTCAACCAGTTTGCCAAGCTGGAACAAGCCCTCGTTGCAGCGGAGCGGGTTTTCCGCTTGCTTGATCGAAGCGGCGAACCGGTAAATGACGAAAAAGTGGCTCGCTACAGAGGAAATGTCCGTTTTGAAAATGTTTGGTTTGCTTATGAAAAAGAAGAGTATGTCTTAAAGGATATTTCTTTTGAAGCGAAACAAGGCGAAACAATCGCATTGGTTGGCCATACAGGTTCGGGGAAAAGTTCCATCATGAACTTGCTGTTCCGCTTTTATGATGCTACAAAAGGACGGATCACCATCGATGGAACAGACATTGCGGGCATGTCCCGTCAGTCGGTCCGTGAACATATGGGCATCGTATTGCAAGATCCGTATCTGTTTACAGGCACAATCGAGTCGAACATCTCGCTTGGCGATCAACGGATTACCCGCAAAATGGTGGAGGATGCGCTTGCTGCCGTTGGCGGAGACCGTGTGCTGAAGCATTTACCTGGCGGCATTGATGAGCCTGTAGTGGAAAAAGGCAGTACTTTATCTTCCGGACAGCGCCAATTGGTGTCTTTTGCCCGGGCTTTGGCATTTGACCCGGCTATTCTGATTTTGGATGAAGCGACATCAAATATCGATACTGAAACGGAAGAAATTATTCAGCACGCGATGGAAGTGCTGAAAAAAGGGCGTACCACTTTCATTATCGCCCATCGCCTGTCGACCATCAAAAACGCAGACCGCATTTTAGTGCTCGACCGCGGGGAAATCGCAGAAGCGGGCTCCCATGATGAGTTGATGAAACTTGGCGGCCAGTATTACCAGATGTATCAAATTCAATCCGGAATGTCCCATACCCAGCACGTTGGGTAAAGGGCATTCCCTTTTTATTGATTGGATAGTTCCTATGTTCTTTTAAGGCCTTATCGAAGAGAGGAAAAGAGGGGGATATACCATGGAAACTTCAGCCAACTCAAAGGGCGCCTATTAGAATTGAAAGAGTATACAGACAAGAAGCTTTTTAAAAAGGCCGTCCTGTTCCAAAGCTAAATGCAAATACTGTTAAAATCCTGTTTCCTTACATATAATAATAAAGCGGTAAATAAAAAAACGCCGGAACTTTCCGGCGTTTCAATCGTATACATGAAAGAGCATCAGCTCATGTATCATTTTTTTTACATTTTCTTCATCCGCAGGTTGTTTGGACAGCCAGACAATGCTGCCGTCAGGATGGTATTCCCCGGTTATCCGTTCACTTTTATAAAAAAAGGATATGTTCCAGCCTGGCAGCTGGGAATTTTCAAACATTGGTTTAAATTTAAAATGCTGCAGCATACAAATCCTCCTTATCATTCAACTCCATTATAAGCGGATTCTATGTGATTGACAAAGATGAAAAAGAAATGAGTGAAGATAGTGAACAGTATAATAACAATTGTTTTTATGGCCGTCATTGGCGCCTTAATCGGAGGCGTCACAAATTTCATCGCCATCAAAATGCTTTTCCGCCCTTATAAGGCCCTTTATATCGGCAGCTGGCGGCTGCCATTCACTCCTGGCTTGATCCCTAAGCGGCGTGATGAACTTTCGACACAATTAGGGCGCACTATTGTTCAGCATTTGCTGACGCCGGAAACCTTTAAAAAGCGCTTTTTTAATGAAGACATGCGTCAAAGAATGGAAGCGTGGATTTATAAACAACTGAAAGCCTATGTTTTCGAATCGCCACGGACCATAAATGACTGGCTGGAGATTGCCGGCCAAAAAAACATTGATGTCCGGATTGGATTGAAACTGGACGAATTGGTTGACCGCCAAGCCATGGGACTGCGTGATTATATTGAAGGCAAGACAATTGGAGAGCTGCTTCCGGAGAACTGGAAAGAAGAAACAGAACAAAAAATGATTCACGGGGTGAAGTATGGCATCGACCAAGGATCGGATTATTTCGCTTCGATTGAAGGACGCCAAACGGTGAAAACATTTTTTGATGAATTTCTGGAATCACGCGGCCGTTTCGGGCATATGCTCCATTCCCTATTGGGCGAATCGAAACCGATTGTCGACCGGATTCAGCCCGAAATCATCAAATTTCTTAACTCGCCGAAAACATTTGAGTTAATAATTACCTTGGCTTATGGAGAATGGGAAAAACTTCAGGACCGACGTGCGGATGAATTACTGAAAGAATTTGATTTTGATCCGGCGCTTGATGCCGTTAAACAATATGTGCACGAGATTGCCAATGTGGAAGGCCGCATGGACCGAACACTTGCAGAGACTTGGCCGACAGGGTTAGAATGGACAAGTGCAAACTTTATCCCGCTTCTGACGGATTTTGTTTTCGAGCAAGGGGAAGTGAAATTGGAAGATGCCTTGCAGAAGATAGACATTCAAAGCATGGTAAAAGAGCAGGTAGATTCTTTGCCATTAAGCCGCCTGGAAGAATTGGTTCTGGGAATTTCGCAAAGGGAATTAAAAATGATTACTGCACTCGGCTTTTTGCTAGGAGGCTTTATTGGGATATTCCAAGGACTCTTTAGCTTAGCCATGAATACAATGTAGAGGAGAATGATGATGACAGTCAATATTTATGATGATATCAACAAACTTGAAAGCACGTTCCGCAGCACAGAGGAATTCAGCAAATTGAAGCAAGCAGTGGAAGCTGTATCAGCAGACAGCGAATCGAGCCAATTGTTCAAAAACTTCCGTGACCTGCAAATTACGCTTCAGCAAAAGCAAGCGCAAGGCGAAGAAATTACTGAAGAAGAAATGGTCAGCGCTCAAGCGACAGCTCAAGCAGCACAGGCAGATCCGAAAATTTTGGCAATGCTTGAAGCCGAAATGGGATTAAGCCAAATTATCGATGAAGTAAACCGCGTTTTGATCAAGCCGGTTCAGTCACTATACGAATCAATGTAATTTCCGTTAAATAAAGGATTTTAACAAGAAGACACCGAATACGTAAGATGAATGACAATTCATTTTTACGAAAGGGTGTCTTTTTGTATGTTTAAAACAATTGAACTGACAAAACAAGGGCGCATTGGCTATTTAAAGCTGAACCGGCCTCAATCGATGAACGCGATGAATGGAAAAATGATGGCGGAACTGGCGGAATGCTTTGAATCGCTATTGGCGGAAAGCACGCTGCAAGTACTGATTATCCACGGGGACGGAAGAGCGTTTTCAGCAGGCGGGGACATCAAAGAAATGATGGATCCTGAACATCCGATGGATATTGATGTGGTCATGAAAGAAGTGACGCGGCTGGCCAAATCACTTTATACCTTGCCGCAAATCACAGTGGCAGCGATCCACGGCGCTTCTGCAGGTCTCGGTTTCAGCATGGCGCTTGCCTGCGATTACATCATTGCTGAGGAAAACAGCAAATTGGCGATGAATTTTATCGGCATTGGCCTCGTGCCTGATGGAGGCGGCCATTTCTTTATGAAAGAGCGCATAGGTGTGCCGAAAGCAAAACAGCTGATTTGGTCTGGTCAGATTTTGAAAGCACATGACTCACTGGCAAAAGGATTGATTGATGAAGTGACTGCTGAAGGCTTGGCACTAGAGCACGCTGAAAACTATGCGGAACAAGTGCTGCAATCCCCTGTTAGAGCGCGGCTTGCTTCTAAGCACATCCTGCATCAATTGAAAGTCGGAGAATTGGAGCAGGTGCTGGAAATGGAAGCGGCGGCACAATCCGAGATGCGTAAAAGCGCCGACCATCTCGAAGGCATACAGGCTTTTGTAGAAAAGCGCAAACCAGAATTTCAAGGGAAATGAGAAAAAGCATGGCGCTTTGCCATGCTTTTTTTCTTATGAATGAAACAACAAGAGTTTACCTGCAGGTGAAGCGAGGCGGTGGGTCTGGTTGACGAAATCTTTTTCTTCCAGGATAGCTTGCCCTTTGTCTTTTGCCTGTTCGTCGTTTTCAGCTGTGAATGTTTCTTCTATTATTAACTTGCCGGTTTGCTCGTATGCGGTCAGTTTATAGGTTCTCATGAAGCACAACTCCTTCTGAATGCTTATTCAGTTTAAGTATATCGGGTTTCCTTTAAAAAGTCCTCCACTTTTGAAACATTTTGACAGTTGTTTCGTATAATAACTAGTGAAAGGAGGAATAAACATGGCTTTGATAGTGGAACATGCGACAAAAAAATTCGGTGATTTTACTGCGGTCGATGATCTGTCTTTATCGGTTGAGCAAGGACAGATGCACGGATTCTTGGGTGCCAATGGGGCCGGAAAAACCACTACTTTCCGGATGATTCTTGGACTCTTGAAACCGACGGAGGGAACGATCCACTGGAATGGGAAACCTATTACATATGCTGAAAGCCCGGAAATTGGCTATTTGCCGGAAGAACGGGGACTGTACCCGAAAATGAAGGTGGAGGACCAGTTGGTTTATTTGGCTCAATTGCGCAATATGCCAAGCGCAGAAGCAAAACGGGAAGTCCATAAATGGCTGGAGCGTTTTGAGGTTCCGCATTATGCGTCCAAAAAAGTGGAGGAGTTATCAAAAGGGAACCAGCAGAAAATTCAGCTGATCGCTTCTTTATTGCATAAACCATCTTTGCTGATATTGGATGAACCTTTTTCCGGACTTGACCCTGTAAATGTGGAAATGCTGAAAAGCGCGATTTTGGATTTTCAGAAACAAGGTGCGACCATCGTTTTTTCCAGTCATCGCATGGACCATGTGGAAGAATTATGTGATGACATGAGCATTTTGGACAGGGGGAAAATTGTTGTTGGTGGCTCTATTCGCCAAGTGAAGCGATCGTTTGGCAAACAGAATGTCCGGATTAAAATGGATCAGGACCTTTCTGGGTTAAGCGGCATAAGGGGTGTGGAAAACTTCACTAAAACCCATGACGGAGCTTTATTCCAGATAACGGATGAAGCCACAGCCCAGCATCTTTTAGAAGAAGCGATGAAGCTCGGAGCACTTCGCCATTTTGCCATTGAAGAGCCATCTTTAGAGGAAATATTTATCGCGAAGGTGGGAAAAGCTTATGCATAGTTTTTGGATTATTTTTAAACAGGCTTTTCTGACAAAGGCGAAAACCAAATCCTTCATTATTACAACTGTTATCGTATGCGCTGCTTTTTTTCTGCTCGCAAATTTATCAAATATCATTGAAGCCTTTCAAGGCAATGATGAAGAGGCAAATGTCCTTCATGTGATTGATAATTCTGGTGAACTCGTGCCGGCCCTGCAGCAACAGCTTACGATGTCCAATAGTGACACGCAAGCCATGCCAACCGATTTGACGGAACAGCAATTAAAAGAAGGGATCAGCGAAAGAACTATTGAGTCATATTTAGTATTAGAACAAGAAGGCCAGTTATCAGCCCGCTATGTGTCGGAATCTGCGAATGAAATGGGCAGCGGCGCAGACATTGAACAAGCCGTACAGTCTCTTCAAACAGCCGTGACAGCTGAAACCATGGGTCTCGATAACAACGAAGTCAGTCAATTGTTTCTGCCGGCATCATTTGAGCGAGAAGCTATTTCAGAATCCTCCAAATCACAAGAAGAATTGAGCCAGGCCAGAGGGCTCGTGTATATATTGATCATGATTATTTACGTAGCGGTCATTTACTATCCGAATATGATTGCGATGGAAGTGGCCACCGAAAAGTCTTCGCGTGTGATGGAGATTTTGATATCCAGCGTTTCACCGGTCAAGCATATGTTTGCCAAAATTGCTGGAATCGGGACGCTTGGAATTTTGCAGATGCTGGTATTTGGATTGGCCGGTTTTACTGCTATTAAAACGGCTGGCACTAATCTTTCAGAAGGTGCATTCAGTGTTTTTGGTTTTTCAGATGTGAAAATCAGCACTTTTTTATTTGCAGTCCTATTTTTCTTGCTGGGCTACTTCCTATACGCTGTTCTTGCGGCATTGCTCGGTTCACTGGTCAGCCGGACCGAAGATGTCCAGCAATTAATGCTGCCAATGATGTTTTTAATCATAATCGCTTCATTTATCGCCTTTTCAGGAATTTCCGTTCCGGAAGCGAAGTTTGTCACGATATCCTCTTATATTCCATTTTTTGCGCCTCTCGTGATGTTCTTGCGCGTCGGAATGCTGGATATTCCGCTATGGGAACCACTTCTGTCAATCGCCATCATGCTCGTGACAATCGGCATTTTGGGGTGGTTCGGAGCGAGGGTTTACCGCGGTGGCGTGTTGATGTACGGCTCTTCGCAATCATTGAAAGATATCCGCAAAGCGATTCGTTTGGGTGAAAATAAATAACCGCCTTTACTGTTTGCAGGAAGTTTTCTGCAAACAGTTTTTTTTCGTTCATTATCATGTTAAAATAAGAACAAATATTCGGTTTTCGAAGGAGTTTAATTATGCGGGAGATACGATTTTTTCATACGGCAGATCTGCATTTAGGCAGTCCATTTTCCGGCATGAGAGGTTTGCAGAAAGATCAGTGGA is part of the Planococcus shenhongbingii genome and harbors:
- a CDS encoding ABC transporter permease: MHSFWIIFKQAFLTKAKTKSFIITTVIVCAAFFLLANLSNIIEAFQGNDEEANVLHVIDNSGELVPALQQQLTMSNSDTQAMPTDLTEQQLKEGISERTIESYLVLEQEGQLSARYVSESANEMGSGADIEQAVQSLQTAVTAETMGLDNNEVSQLFLPASFEREAISESSKSQEELSQARGLVYILIMIIYVAVIYYPNMIAMEVATEKSSRVMEILISSVSPVKHMFAKIAGIGTLGILQMLVFGLAGFTAIKTAGTNLSEGAFSVFGFSDVKISTFLFAVLFFLLGYFLYAVLAALLGSLVSRTEDVQQLMLPMMFLIIIASFIAFSGISVPEAKFVTISSYIPFFAPLVMFLRVGMLDIPLWEPLLSIAIMLVTIGILGWFGARVYRGGVLMYGSSQSLKDIRKAIRLGENK